The Alistipes finegoldii DSM 17242 DNA segment ATATTTTATTCATCTTAAATAAAAACAGAAGACGAGTACAAGGTTCAGCACTTTGTAATCGTCCAGCTGTTATATTGTTATAAAGAATATTATCTAATTTTATTACCCTTGATGCTTTTCAGTATAATTTGCCTATCGCGAAAATTTTCCGTATCTTGCAAAAGGTTATTTGAAACGCGGTATTTCAGCGCAACAGACTGAAAACAAACCGTTGCCTTTTCGTTACCTACTATCTTATACAAAAATGTAACGACCCGATGAATCAGGTCGTTACATCACTTTAATCCCACACCCCGAAAGGCCCGCTGTCTGCCTTGAAGAATCCGTACGGATTCCCCGTTTCGTAAAGGCAGGTCACTTGGCATACAGCCGGAACTTCATGCGCCAGCTTTCGCCCGGAGCGATCGCCTGAAAACCTTCGGCCGCAGGGTCCGCGGCGTTCGGGGCGTTCGTCGTCCACGACTGCGGTTCGGGACAGCAGTAGGGCACCCGGCCGCCGTTGTTCCAGATCGTCCAATAGGTCGTCTGCCGATCGACCTCGTAGAAAGTGCGGACGCCCGTACGGAGATTCTCGACCAGCGCACCCCGGAAAGGCTTGCCGTCCACCTCGATTTCGCGCAGCGTGAAGCCCGCTTCGATCGGTTCGCAGTCCGTTACCCGCAATCCGCCTTCGCGCAGTCTGGCGAACTGTTCCGACAACGGCAACTTACGCCCTGTCGGGATATTACGCCCGCTCATCTCAACTTGTTCTCCAACTGCGACGCGCATCACATAATCCGCCGCCTCACCGCCCGCAAAGGGAATCTGCATCGGCGTATGAAACCCGACGCCCACGGGCATCGACTCCGCACTGCGGTTGGCGAACATCACCTCCTGCTCCAGCCCTTGGGTCGTAAGGCGGAAAGTGATCTTGCATTTGAACTCATGCGGAAAATCGCGGAAAATCGCGTCGTTTCCGGCGTTCGAATAGTAGCGGCACTCCACCAGCACCTCCTCCCCGGTCTCCCAAGCCTTCGACACGGCGAAAGGCTGGCTCTTGAGGATGCCGTGGTGGTAATGGTGCTCTTTGGCGTTCGTGATGGGAAAGCGGTAAGTCCGGCCGCCGAACGTATAACGCCCGTCCTCGATCCGGTTGGGCGGAAACAGGATCGGCAGTCCGAAGACATGCGGCCGTCCCTTGAACGTTTCGACCTCGTCGTCGGCCGGCGCCCGCAGAATCTCGGCGCCCAGCCGCGTATTGGTCAGCCGGATGAGGTTTGCGCCCATGCCCGGAATCAGCAGGGCCGTATAGTCGCCTTTCGAGAACTCGACGGCCTGCATCCCATGCCAGTCGGTACTGCGGAGCATTTTAGAGCAGTTTTTCGATCTTCTCCGCGAGTGCGGCCTTCGACGCGGCGCCGACCTGCTTGTCGACCAGCTCGCCGCCCTTGAGGAAGACGATGGTCGGGATGTTGCGCACGCCGTATTTCATCGTGATCTCATCGTTCTCCTCCACGTCGCATTTGCCGATCAGCACGCGGCCCTCGTATTCGGCGGCGAGTTCGTCCACAATGGGAGCGATCGTGCGGCACGGACCGCACCACTCGGCCCAGAAGTCGATGACGACGGGGAGCTCCGATGAAATTACTTCCTGAAAATTCTCTTTCGTGATTGCTAAAGCCATAATTATTAAGTTTTAAAATGTTATTATGCGATGGAATACTTTATCTCGTTATCGTCCAGATACGAAACCAGCGACTGCGTCAGGCTCACCTTGTGGCTCTTCGAGAAGAGACTGAGCGAAACATGCGCTTCGCGGTCGATCACGCTGATGCGGAAAAGGGTCTCGCCCTTTGCCTCCTTCACCTTCTCCGTCAATTCGCGTACCAGCGTCGGGGTTACGTCCTCGACGGGCAGCAGCACGTTCATCTCCTTGATCATCGTGTCGCGCATCTCCGAGAGCTGCACCATCGAGATGATCTTGAACTCCAGCTCCTTGTCGTTATAGGGTTTGGGCTGGACCCGTCCCCGGACGAAGAGGAAATAATCCGAGAAGAGGTACTTGCGGAAATTCTCGTAATCCCTGCTGAACAGCGCGAATTCATGCGTGCCGTTGTAATCCTCCAGCACGAATTTGCCCCACGGCTTGCCGGTCTTGGTGATGAGGTTCTGCACGCTGACGACCATACCCGCGACAGCTATCTCCTGCCCCTTGAGCGCTTCGAGGTTTTCCAGCTCCGTGAGCTGGGTCTTGCACATGTGGTTGATGATGATCTTGTAGTCGTCGA contains these protein-coding regions:
- a CDS encoding aldose 1-epimerase gives rise to the protein MLRSTDWHGMQAVEFSKGDYTALLIPGMGANLIRLTNTRLGAEILRAPADDEVETFKGRPHVFGLPILFPPNRIEDGRYTFGGRTYRFPITNAKEHHYHHGILKSQPFAVSKAWETGEEVLVECRYYSNAGNDAIFRDFPHEFKCKITFRLTTQGLEQEVMFANRSAESMPVGVGFHTPMQIPFAGGEAADYVMRVAVGEQVEMSGRNIPTGRKLPLSEQFARLREGGLRVTDCEPIEAGFTLREIEVDGKPFRGALVENLRTGVRTFYEVDRQTTYWTIWNNGGRVPYCCPEPQSWTTNAPNAADPAAEGFQAIAPGESWRMKFRLYAK
- the trxA gene encoding thioredoxin; its protein translation is MALAITKENFQEVISSELPVVIDFWAEWCGPCRTIAPIVDELAAEYEGRVLIGKCDVEENDEITMKYGVRNIPTIVFLKGGELVDKQVGAASKAALAEKIEKLL